From Quercus lobata isolate SW786 chromosome 1, ValleyOak3.0 Primary Assembly, whole genome shotgun sequence, one genomic window encodes:
- the LOC115976532 gene encoding uncharacterized protein LOC115976532 has protein sequence MGRGRGKGKKLTVTNHEDGGSGEEEKIPAQKRRGRPQKPLKDEIDEEEVEKIEEEDSENAKSGTPSKEIKSPSATENGKKRKRNSHVKEKADSVKEENGNGTRSSTDDSIKSNGFRLNGSRRKSKPRRAAEAGVECK, from the coding sequence ATGGGTAGGGGTAGAGGAAAGGGGAAGAAGTTAACTGTTACCAATCATGAGGATGGTGGAAGTGGTGAGGAAGAGAAAATTCCTGCTCAGAAGAGGAGGGGAAGACCACAAAAACCACTGAAGGATgaaattgatgaagaagaagttgaaaaaataGAGGAGGAAGACAGTGAGAATGCAAAATCTGGTACTCCAAGCAAAGAAATAAAGAGTCCTTCTGCAACAGAGAATGGAAAGAAGAGGAAGCGAAACTCACATGTAAAAGAGAAGGCAGATTCTGTGAAGGAGGAAAATGGTAATGGAACCCGATCAAGCACTGATGATTCAATTAAGTCTAATGGATTTCGGCTTAATGGAAGCAGGCGGAAAAGCAAGCCTCGTCGGGCTGCCGAAGCAGGTGTTGAGTGTAAGTGA
- the LOC115976555 gene encoding pentatricopeptide repeat-containing protein At5g59600-like: MKTLPLKSFGLFPNWFATCLHKCLKEKALRPGKQVHAMLLTSGMDMKVLSMSSKLVGMYASCGDMSSARMVFEKIQNPNVFALNWMVLACAFNGYYEEAIGYFCLMQELGNVGNKFTFSILLKACVGLMDVKKGKEVHAVGKKMGFVDEVSVANALIDMYCKCGRVCYAQRVFDRMVKRDVATWTSMICGYCNIGKTGKALDLFQRMKLEGLEPNDFTWNVMIAGYARDGDIKGAFALFSRMTRERLVPDLVTWNAMISGLVQSQQAGEAFKLFRDMLVSGIKPNLVTVTGLLPACGLTGSMQRGREIHGLIYRMGLDINIFVASALIDMYSKCGSVKNAQNVFDRIPVKNIASWNAMIGCYGKHGMVESSIQLFKRIQEEGIQANEVTFICILSACSHNGLVEEGLKIFRSMKESYGIEVGKEHYACVVDLLCRSGRMVEAYELVKEMPMEVPESIVGAFFNGCKIHGRKDLAKMMAQDILKMELKKPGGYVTLSNIYAADGDWEEVENVRKMMKESNNHKKPAFSWVEKRNEFVGEGKESDVVEMGADKIKKAKNDGESKDLDSTGLGG, translated from the exons atgaaaacacTGCCCCTGAAGTCATTTggtttgttcccaaattggttCGCTACGTGTTTGCATAAATGCCTGAAAGAGAAGGCTTTGCGACCCGGCAAGCAAGTTCATGCAATGTTGTTGACTAGTGGGATGGACATGAAGGTGTTGTCTATGAGCTCAAAGCTTGTTGGGATGTATGCAAGTTGTGGGGATATGAGCTCTGCGCGGATGGTGTTCGAGAAAATTCAGAACCCGAATGTCTTCGCATTGAATTGGATGGTATTGGCTTGTGCGTTTAATGGGTATTATGAAGAGGCAATTGGGTATTTTTGTTTGATGCAAGAACTGGGAAATGTTGGTAATAAGTTCACTTTTTCGATTCTGTTGAAAGCGTGTGTTGGCTTAATGGATGTGAAGAAGGGGAAAGAAGTTCATGCTGTGGGGAAGAAGATGGGTTTTGTAGATGAGGTGTCAGTGGCAAATGCTTTGATTGATATGTATTGTAAATGTGGAAGAGTTTGTTATGCTCAGAGGGTGTTTGATAGGATGGTTAAGAGAGATGTTGCTACTTGGACTTCTATGATTTGTGGGTATTGTAATATAGGAAAGACTGGAAAAGCTCTTGATTTGTTTCAGAGGATGAAGTTAGAAGGATTAGAACCAAATGATTTCACGTGGAATGTGATGATAGCTGGTTATGCTCGGGATGGAGATATTAAAGGAGCATTTGCGCTCTTCTCTAGAATGACTAGAGAAAGGTTGGTTCCTGATTTGGTCACTTGGAATGCAATGATTTCAGGTCTAGTGCAAAGCCAGCAAGCTGGCGAAGCATTCAAGTTGTTTCGGGATATGTTGGTTTCAGGGATTAAACCCAATCTTGTGACTGTGACAGGATTGCTCCCTGCATGTGGATTGACAGGTTCAAtgcaaagaggaagagaaattcATGGATTGATCTACAGGATGGGGCTTGATATTAATATCTTTGTTGCTAGTGCACTTATTGACATGTACTCGAAATGCGGCAGTGTGAAGAATGCTCAAAATGTCTTTGACAGGATTCCTGTCAAGAATATCGCGTCTTGGAATGCCATGATTGGTTGCTATGGGAAGCATGGCATGGTTGAATCGTCAATACAGTTGTTTAAGAGGATACAAGAAGAAGGAATACAGGCAAATGAAGTGACTTTTATTTGCATTCTTTCTGCATGCAGCCATAATGGTTTAGTAGAAGAAGGTTTGAAGATTTTTAGGTCCATGAAAGAGAGTTATGGGATTGAGGTTGGAAAAGAGCATTATGCTTGCGTTGTTGATCTTTTGTGTCGTTCAGGGAGGATGGTAGAAGCTTATGAGTTGGTGAAGGAGATGCCAATGGAAGTGCCAGAGTCAATTGTTGGAGCTTTCTTCAATGGTTGTAAAATCCATGGAAGAAAAGATCTGGCTAAAATGATGGCTCAGGATATTCTGAAGATGGAGTTGAAGAAACCTGGAGGTTATGTGACACTTTCAAATATTTATGCTGCTGATGGTGATTGGGAAGAGGTTGAGAATGTAAGGAAGATGATGAAGGAAAGTAACAATCATAAGAAGCCTGCTTTTAGTTGGGTAGAGAAAAGAAATGAGTTTGTTGGAGAGGGAAAAGAAAGTGATGTAGTTGAAATGGGAGCAG ACAAGATCAAAAAGGCCAAAAACGATGGAGAGTCCAAAGATTTAGATTCTACAGGACTTGGTGGTTAA